One genomic segment of Pseudanabaena sp. ABRG5-3 includes these proteins:
- a CDS encoding ZIP family metal transporter, producing MNEQKLHKQNTWLWVILPLVLITALIGIFLTTNPLALLKSSAPPVEKLTVEQTVLDEKGISLSVRADGSQPMQIAQVQIDGAYWQFTQDPAGELPRLSSAWIRLPYQWVEGEAHHINLLTNTGAAFEHKIEVAVQTPTISGNRLLSFALLGLYVGIVPVGLGMMFYPALKALSGQGMKFLLALTLGMLGFLFVDTLLEAIEKATKVATAFSGSTLVWLITAASFLTVFMIGRRAGKSPEGTKLSTYMALGIGIHNLGEGLAIGAAFAVGEAALGSLLVIGFTLHNITEGIGIAAPLIDLRPKLRILIGLVALAGLPAVIGTWIGAFAFMPIFAVLFLSIGAGAVLQVIVEVGSYLTRTAQKQDSSWLSKSSLAGFGLGLAVMYGTALLVSA from the coding sequence ATGAATGAGCAAAAACTGCACAAACAAAATACTTGGCTTTGGGTGATTCTTCCCCTAGTTTTGATTACTGCATTAATTGGTATTTTTCTAACGACAAATCCACTAGCACTGTTGAAGAGTTCTGCACCACCCGTAGAAAAACTCACCGTAGAACAGACAGTTTTAGATGAGAAAGGCATTTCCCTTTCCGTTCGTGCTGATGGCTCACAACCGATGCAAATTGCTCAAGTGCAAATCGATGGAGCATATTGGCAATTTACACAAGATCCAGCAGGTGAGTTGCCTCGGCTTTCGAGTGCTTGGATTCGGCTGCCTTATCAATGGGTAGAGGGAGAAGCTCATCATATTAATTTGTTGACGAATACGGGCGCAGCGTTTGAGCATAAAATCGAAGTCGCGGTGCAAACTCCCACGATTTCGGGCAATCGCTTGTTGAGCTTTGCCTTATTAGGATTGTATGTCGGAATTGTCCCTGTTGGTTTGGGAATGATGTTCTACCCTGCCTTAAAAGCACTGAGTGGTCAGGGCATGAAATTTTTATTGGCGCTGACTCTCGGTATGTTGGGTTTCTTGTTTGTTGATACCCTTCTAGAAGCAATTGAGAAAGCAACGAAAGTCGCTACAGCTTTTTCAGGCAGTACACTGGTTTGGTTGATTACTGCGGCTAGCTTCTTAACAGTCTTTATGATTGGTAGACGAGCTGGTAAATCTCCAGAAGGAACTAAGTTATCGACATACATGGCTTTAGGCATTGGTATTCACAATTTAGGAGAAGGATTGGCGATCGGGGCTGCTTTTGCAGTTGGAGAAGCGGCTTTAGGATCTCTGCTTGTGATTGGTTTTACGCTGCACAACATTACTGAAGGAATTGGCATTGCGGCTCCGCTCATTGACCTCCGCCCAAAACTCAGAATCTTGATTGGTTTAGTCGCTTTAGCGGGGCTACCTGCGGTGATTGGCACTTGGATCGGAGCATTCGCGTTTATGCCAATTTTTGCCGTACTGTTTTTGAGTATTGGAGCAGGAGCCGTGTTACAAGTAATTGTCGAGGTTGGGTCGTATCTAACTCGCACCGCCCAAAAGCAAGATAGTTCGTGGTTATCTAAATCGAGTTTGGCGGGATTTGGTCTGGGTCTAGCCGTGATGTATGGAACAGCGCTGTTGGTGAGTGCTTAA
- a CDS encoding YnfA family protein has translation MNIFRSLLFFVITGLFELGGAYLIWLWLRENRSIWYGLTGAIVLVIYGILPTFQPSSFGRVQAAYSGMFLLIALFWGWGIDKIPPDKFDIIGATVALMGTLIIMYAPRN, from the coding sequence ATGAATATTTTTAGATCTTTATTGTTTTTTGTAATAACGGGATTATTTGAATTGGGTGGTGCTTATTTGATTTGGTTATGGCTACGAGAGAATAGAAGCATTTGGTATGGTTTAACGGGAGCAATAGTACTAGTTATCTATGGCATTTTGCCAACGTTTCAGCCTTCTAGTTTCGGTCGAGTACAAGCTGCTTATAGTGGAATGTTCTTATTAATTGCCCTTTTTTGGGGATGGGGGATAGATAAAATACCACCTGATAAGTTTGATATTATCGGAGCAACCGTGGCACTTATGGGAACGCTGATAATTATGTATGCGCCTAGAAATTAA
- a CDS encoding heavy metal translocating P-type ATPase: MSPKIHFPNFPALFKNHPDAIAAAICALFVLLGWLALNAGWIGLALLILPIAYVVGGFESARDGLTTLWKERELDVDLLMIVAALSAATLRLWQRDYYQIIDGAVLILIFAVSGALEGYAMQRTERSIRGLMSLTSDTARVMRLGIEQIVPISELKIGDLVILKPGELVPTDGLVIEGFSTLNQASITGESMPVEKTVGDEVFAGTINGYGALRIEIHQPPESSLIQRVIRLVEQAQTERPPSQQLIERFERSYAKAIVIVGVLLATLPPFVLGWDWSITIYRALIFLVVASPCALMAAIMPTLLSGIANGARQGILFKSGATLELMGRVKAIAFDKTGTLTIGKPKVVQIVTAETSEISEEILLEVAAALESLSEHPIGIAIVQAAKEKGLQWSEGLNVQAHAGQGITGEIENRIAVVGNGTFVQKLMKSDAIELEQHCYKLEKEGKTVIWVGYDGSVLGIIAVADTVRAGASQAISHLRHLGIRQIVMLTGDNQRTADSIAQNLGIDLVYADLLPEDKVYVVQQLQKQYQTVAMVGDGINDAPALAQASVGIAMGVTGSDVALETADVVLMADRLEKLASAIELGRRSQVIVKQNIIFALSFLAVLVIANFVGGITLPIGVIGHEGSTVLVTLSGLRLLRNR; this comes from the coding sequence ATGTCTCCCAAGATTCATTTTCCAAACTTTCCTGCACTATTTAAAAATCATCCCGATGCTATTGCAGCAGCTATCTGCGCTCTCTTTGTTTTACTAGGCTGGTTAGCACTAAATGCAGGTTGGATTGGACTGGCTTTACTGATTTTACCTATAGCCTATGTTGTCGGTGGGTTTGAGAGTGCGCGAGACGGATTGACTACGTTATGGAAAGAAAGAGAACTAGATGTTGATTTGCTGATGATCGTGGCTGCTTTGAGTGCGGCAACACTTAGGTTATGGCAACGAGACTACTACCAGATTATTGATGGGGCAGTTTTGATTCTAATTTTTGCTGTTAGTGGTGCACTAGAAGGTTATGCTATGCAGCGAACTGAGCGCAGTATTCGCGGGCTAATGAGTTTGACCTCAGATACGGCGAGAGTTATGCGGCTTGGTATTGAGCAAATCGTGCCAATCTCAGAGCTAAAAATTGGCGATCTAGTAATTCTCAAACCAGGAGAGTTAGTACCCACTGACGGTTTAGTGATTGAAGGATTTAGCACACTCAATCAAGCATCAATTACAGGCGAATCTATGCCTGTTGAAAAAACAGTAGGTGATGAAGTTTTCGCAGGTACGATCAATGGCTACGGAGCTTTAAGGATTGAAATCCATCAGCCACCAGAAAGTAGTCTAATTCAGCGAGTAATTCGCTTAGTAGAACAAGCTCAGACTGAAAGACCTCCCTCTCAGCAACTAATCGAACGGTTTGAGCGGAGCTATGCTAAAGCAATCGTGATTGTAGGAGTTTTATTAGCAACATTACCGCCTTTTGTTTTGGGTTGGGATTGGTCAATTACGATCTATCGAGCATTGATCTTTTTGGTGGTAGCTTCGCCCTGTGCATTGATGGCAGCGATTATGCCAACTTTATTATCGGGAATTGCTAATGGGGCAAGGCAAGGAATTCTGTTTAAGAGTGGGGCGACTCTAGAATTAATGGGACGTGTAAAAGCGATCGCCTTTGACAAAACTGGAACCCTAACAATTGGGAAACCTAAAGTTGTCCAGATTGTAACAGCAGAAACATCAGAAATATCAGAAGAGATATTACTAGAAGTTGCCGCCGCCTTAGAGAGTCTTTCAGAACATCCCATTGGTATAGCAATTGTACAAGCAGCAAAAGAAAAGGGCTTACAATGGAGTGAAGGACTGAACGTTCAAGCTCATGCTGGTCAAGGCATTACTGGAGAAATTGAGAATCGAATAGCCGTAGTTGGCAATGGTACCTTTGTCCAAAAACTTATGAAGTCTGATGCAATTGAGCTAGAGCAACATTGTTATAAATTGGAAAAGGAAGGCAAAACAGTTATTTGGGTTGGTTACGATGGCTCAGTTCTCGGAATTATTGCCGTTGCTGATACAGTTAGAGCAGGAGCATCTCAAGCGATCTCGCATCTTAGACACTTAGGAATTAGGCAAATTGTAATGCTGACGGGTGACAATCAGCGCACAGCAGACAGTATTGCTCAAAATTTAGGAATCGATCTGGTATATGCCGATCTCCTACCTGAGGATAAGGTGTATGTAGTGCAACAACTCCAAAAACAATACCAAACTGTCGCTATGGTTGGTGATGGGATTAATGATGCTCCTGCTCTAGCTCAAGCATCGGTAGGAATTGCTATGGGTGTAACTGGAAGTGATGTTGCACTTGAAACTGCCGATGTCGTTTTAATGGCAGACCGATTGGAAAAACTTGCCTCTGCTATTGAATTAGGAAGACGGTCTCAGGTCATTGTGAAGCAAAATATCATATTCGCGCTTAGCTTTCTTGCTGTGCTAGTAATTGCAAACTTTGTAGGCGGAATTACTCTACCCATCGGTGTTATTGGGCACGAAGGATCTACAGTCTTGGTAACACTTAGTGGACTAAGATTACTGCGTAACAGATAA
- a CDS encoding cobalt transporter, with amino-acid sequence MKKLPLVSAVLAGILAVSSPVFAHVGHGDEFQSKGKIQRVQINSETDQQFGIIVTPITQTAKSAAGVMVPVTSLVEADGKQLVFVQYQNFYEPVEVKTGKTQGENIEVIDGLSVGEKLVTQGSLSLYAQSRKTQKADPASPSTVASPNAVATAIATPRSTAEHNQAHVKGIAHSDQGVLSQESNLLVGGVVVGGSALALIGGGIFLLKNRQSSRKKLKLNSRSKNQGDV; translated from the coding sequence ATGAAAAAATTGCCATTAGTTAGTGCTGTCCTAGCAGGAATTTTAGCTGTTTCCAGCCCTGTCTTTGCCCATGTTGGACATGGCGATGAATTTCAGTCTAAAGGCAAGATTCAGCGCGTACAAATAAATTCCGAAACCGACCAACAGTTTGGGATTATTGTTACACCGATCACTCAAACTGCAAAAAGTGCCGCAGGGGTGATGGTTCCAGTAACATCTTTGGTTGAAGCCGATGGTAAACAACTTGTATTTGTACAGTACCAAAACTTCTATGAGCCAGTGGAAGTCAAGACTGGTAAGACTCAGGGAGAAAATATTGAAGTTATTGATGGTCTATCAGTAGGCGAAAAACTGGTGACTCAGGGTAGTTTGTCTCTCTATGCCCAATCTCGCAAAACTCAGAAAGCCGATCCAGCTAGTCCCAGTACAGTAGCTAGTCCTAATGCAGTTGCAACCGCGATCGCCACTCCCCGAAGTACAGCAGAACATAATCAAGCCCACGTTAAAGGAATTGCTCACAGTGATCAAGGTGTATTGTCGCAAGAAAGCAACTTGCTAGTTGGTGGTGTAGTTGTTGGCGGTAGCGCGTTGGCATTGATCGGTGGTGGAATTTTTCTACTCAAAAATCGTCAAAGCAGCCGCAAAAAACTAAAGCTTAACTCTCGTTCTAAAAATCAGGGAGACGTTTAA
- a CDS encoding multicopper oxidase domain-containing protein, with translation MEPNSIRRSLLGAGLLGAGTLFGKLFPANAFAQSPDLSKSNQKGMDMSQSGMVHGGNMMVGDVDSTKNGFDPRKMLTDWDGGKVSQLSNGQTLREYNIVVKEKEIEIAPGIKYPAWTYNGRVPGPTIRVTEGDRVRINFKNSGSHPHTIHFHGIHSARQDGIAGTLEAFPEMEVTYEFEAKPFGCHLYHCHSVPFKRHMHKGMYGAFIVDPDPQKHPEQQAVAKSRQLGTPENANWQEFLMVMNAFDTNFDEKNEVYAINTIPFEFMKRPIRVERDRPIRIYLINVVEFDPLNSFHLHANFFDFYDHGTTLTPTHRIIDTVSMIQAQRGILEFSFKDFEAGNYMFHAHQSEFLELGWMAAFEVMA, from the coding sequence ATGGAACCCAATTCAATTCGGCGATCGCTCCTTGGAGCAGGCTTACTAGGGGCTGGAACTCTTTTCGGTAAGTTATTTCCTGCCAATGCGTTTGCTCAATCTCCCGACTTATCAAAGAGCAATCAGAAAGGGATGGATATGTCCCAGTCAGGCATGGTGCATGGCGGTAACATGATGGTCGGAGATGTAGATTCGACTAAAAATGGATTTGACCCGCGCAAAATGTTAACCGATTGGGATGGAGGGAAAGTCTCGCAGTTGTCTAATGGTCAAACACTGCGGGAATACAACATTGTTGTAAAAGAAAAAGAAATTGAAATTGCCCCTGGCATAAAGTATCCAGCTTGGACATACAACGGTCGAGTACCTGGACCAACAATCCGAGTCACAGAGGGAGATCGCGTGCGAATTAACTTCAAGAATTCTGGATCTCATCCACACACAATTCACTTTCACGGCATTCATTCAGCGCGTCAAGATGGAATTGCGGGGACACTCGAAGCATTTCCTGAGATGGAAGTCACCTATGAGTTTGAGGCAAAACCATTTGGTTGTCATTTATATCACTGTCACTCGGTTCCATTTAAACGCCATATGCATAAAGGAATGTATGGAGCATTTATTGTTGACCCCGATCCTCAAAAGCATCCCGAACAGCAAGCGGTGGCGAAATCTCGGCAACTAGGAACCCCTGAAAATGCCAATTGGCAAGAATTTCTAATGGTGATGAATGCTTTTGACACTAATTTTGACGAGAAGAATGAAGTCTATGCGATCAACACGATTCCCTTCGAGTTTATGAAGCGTCCGATTCGGGTTGAACGCGATCGCCCAATTCGGATTTATCTGATCAATGTGGTTGAATTTGACCCGCTCAATTCTTTTCATCTTCATGCTAATTTCTTTGATTTCTACGATCACGGCACAACGCTCACCCCGACCCATCGCATAATCGATACGGTATCGATGATCCAAGCCCAGCGCGGCATTTTAGAGTTTTCTTTTAAAGACTTTGAGGCTGGAAACTATATGTTCCATGCCCATCAGTCTGAATTTCTCGAATTAGGTTGGATGGCTGCTTTTGAGGTAATGGCATGA
- a CDS encoding efflux RND transporter permease subunit: MSNSILNQILKGSIVQRWLIVVCAILITLWGVFTVTQMPLDVFPEFAPPQVDIHTEASGLAPDEVESQITIPIESAVNGLPGVTIVRSSSKVGLSMVNVVFDQNADIYRARQSVTERLQQVTNQLPEGVHPPEISPLVSPLGTILQYAFTVNGQGKTSLMDLRQLVEGNLRNQILSVPGVTQVTIYGGDERQNQVLVNPAKLRSLNVSLTEVSDAARGANSNAPAGFQIGGGQELLVRGIGKVKSIQDLQQSVVKVDNGKPILLRDVAEVKTGTALKRGDGSFNGKPAVVLMINKQPDVDTPTVTKEVEAVMQSLQTTFPDDVQVARTFRQANFIDAAIKNVSGSLIEGIVIVSVIMLLFLMNWRTAVITLTAIPLSLLIGLMLMKAFGLGINTMTLGGLVVAIGSVVDDSIVDMENCYRGLRTNQAEGNPKHPFQVVYDTSVEVRLAVIFSTVIIVVVFAPIFSLTGVEGRIFAPMGLAYLLSIAASTLVAMTVSPALCAILLADQTLPQEGTFVSRWAERLYRPFLSLSMRSPMIIIGFALAALVATSVIVPSLGRVFLPEFREKSMVNSMVLFPGVSLDMTNRAGMALSNSLKGNPLYEWVQVRAGRAPGDADGAGVSMAHVDVELSDAALKNREESIKQLREAFNKLPGVAPNIGGFISHRMDEVLSGVRSAIAVKIYGSDLAQLRTIGEQVRDAIEPVAGLVDLQLEPQLPIRQVQIQYNRTSAATYGLSMEQISNVVETALNGRVVSQLSENQQLVDTVVLLQESSRNSLDDISAIPISTPTGQTISLGEVAQIGYGMGANVINREDVSRLIVVSTNVAGRDLNSVVKDIQAQIQQKVQLPNGYFIQYGGQFESEERATNNLLVFSILAAIVIAVLMFFSVKSIPASIAIMINLPLALVGGIISIALTGGVISIASLIGFITLFGVAVRNGLLLVDNYNNKFAQGMSLKDVIFKGSMERINAILMTALTSALGMLPLAISSSAGNEILQPLAIVVLGGLITSTILTLLVIPAIYAKFGKWLVPKQKSLSIEKQFEVNENPQVLVKS; this comes from the coding sequence ATGTCTAACTCAATTTTGAACCAGATTCTTAAAGGCTCAATCGTGCAGCGATGGCTGATTGTCGTTTGTGCGATTTTAATTACCTTGTGGGGAGTCTTTACTGTAACGCAGATGCCTCTGGATGTATTTCCTGAATTTGCACCGCCTCAAGTCGATATTCACACTGAAGCTTCTGGACTTGCGCCCGATGAAGTGGAGTCACAAATTACAATCCCGATTGAAAGTGCGGTTAATGGCTTGCCAGGGGTAACGATTGTGCGATCATCCTCTAAGGTGGGGCTGTCGATGGTGAATGTGGTATTTGATCAAAATGCGGATATTTATCGAGCCAGACAATCAGTAACAGAAAGACTTCAGCAGGTGACAAATCAGCTTCCTGAAGGGGTACATCCGCCAGAAATTTCGCCTTTAGTTTCGCCACTGGGAACTATTTTGCAGTATGCCTTTACGGTGAATGGTCAGGGCAAAACTTCGCTAATGGATCTGCGCCAATTGGTTGAGGGGAATCTGAGAAACCAGATTTTGTCCGTCCCAGGAGTGACTCAGGTGACCATTTATGGTGGTGATGAACGCCAGAATCAGGTGCTAGTCAATCCTGCCAAATTGCGATCGCTGAATGTTTCTCTGACTGAAGTTTCTGATGCAGCTAGAGGCGCAAATTCTAACGCACCTGCTGGCTTCCAGATTGGCGGTGGTCAGGAATTATTGGTACGCGGTATTGGCAAAGTCAAATCAATTCAAGACTTACAGCAATCAGTAGTCAAGGTTGATAATGGCAAACCAATTCTGCTGAGAGATGTCGCTGAAGTTAAAACGGGAACAGCGTTAAAGCGTGGCGATGGCAGCTTTAACGGTAAACCTGCGGTGGTGCTGATGATTAACAAGCAGCCTGATGTGGATACGCCCACTGTCACCAAGGAGGTAGAAGCGGTAATGCAGTCTTTGCAAACGACATTTCCTGACGATGTCCAAGTTGCTCGCACTTTCCGTCAAGCTAACTTTATCGATGCTGCAATTAAGAATGTCAGTGGTTCGCTGATCGAAGGCATCGTGATTGTATCGGTGATCATGTTGCTATTTCTGATGAACTGGCGCACCGCCGTAATTACCCTAACTGCCATTCCTTTATCACTTTTGATTGGGTTGATGCTAATGAAAGCCTTTGGCTTAGGCATTAACACCATGACCCTAGGTGGTTTAGTTGTGGCGATTGGTTCGGTTGTCGATGACTCGATCGTGGACATGGAAAACTGCTATCGTGGACTGAGAACCAATCAAGCGGAGGGCAATCCTAAACATCCTTTTCAGGTGGTGTATGACACTTCTGTAGAAGTTCGTCTCGCAGTGATCTTTTCCACAGTGATTATCGTGGTTGTGTTTGCCCCAATTTTTAGTTTGACGGGTGTTGAAGGTCGCATTTTTGCGCCGATGGGATTAGCATATCTGCTGTCAATTGCAGCTTCGACTCTAGTTGCGATGACAGTTTCACCTGCTCTTTGTGCAATTTTATTGGCAGACCAAACCTTGCCACAAGAAGGTACTTTTGTTTCACGTTGGGCAGAACGGTTGTATCGTCCATTTTTAAGTTTGTCGATGCGATCGCCGATGATTATTATCGGTTTCGCCCTTGCCGCCCTAGTTGCAACAAGTGTGATTGTTCCCTCCCTCGGACGAGTTTTTCTGCCCGAATTTCGGGAAAAGTCAATGGTTAACTCGATGGTGCTTTTCCCTGGGGTATCCCTAGATATGACCAATCGCGCAGGTATGGCACTATCCAACTCACTCAAGGGCAATCCACTATATGAGTGGGTGCAAGTGAGAGCAGGACGCGCCCCCGGGGATGCAGATGGTGCAGGCGTAAGTATGGCTCATGTGGATGTGGAACTAAGCGATGCTGCCCTAAAAAATCGGGAAGAAAGCATCAAGCAATTGCGGGAAGCCTTCAACAAATTACCTGGCGTGGCTCCGAATATTGGTGGATTTATTTCGCACCGTATGGATGAAGTGCTATCGGGTGTCAGAAGTGCGATCGCGGTCAAAATCTATGGCTCTGACCTTGCCCAACTGCGAACCATCGGTGAACAAGTACGCGATGCGATCGAGCCTGTTGCTGGGCTTGTAGATTTACAACTAGAACCGCAATTACCAATCCGTCAAGTCCAGATTCAGTACAACCGCACGTCGGCAGCAACCTATGGATTGAGTATGGAACAGATATCCAATGTTGTCGAAACTGCTCTGAATGGTCGTGTCGTTTCACAACTATCAGAAAATCAGCAGCTAGTTGATACTGTAGTCCTATTGCAAGAATCGTCTCGTAATAGCCTCGATGACATTAGTGCGATTCCCATTAGCACACCAACAGGGCAAACGATCTCGCTCGGTGAGGTTGCTCAAATTGGCTACGGTATGGGCGCAAACGTAATTAATCGTGAAGATGTTTCACGGCTAATCGTAGTTTCTACCAACGTTGCTGGTCGGGATCTCAATAGCGTTGTTAAAGATATTCAAGCTCAGATTCAGCAAAAAGTGCAGTTGCCTAATGGATACTTTATCCAATATGGCGGACAGTTTGAGTCAGAGGAACGAGCTACTAATAATCTGTTAGTGTTCAGTATTCTCGCCGCGATCGTGATCGCCGTGTTAATGTTCTTCTCTGTAAAGTCTATCCCTGCTTCGATCGCCATCATGATCAACTTACCTCTAGCTTTAGTTGGTGGGATTATTTCCATCGCGCTTACTGGTGGTGTCATTTCCATTGCCTCCCTCATTGGTTTCATTACCCTGTTTGGAGTTGCTGTGCGTAATGGCTTGTTGCTAGTTGATAACTACAACAATAAATTTGCCCAAGGAATGTCTCTTAAAGATGTAATTTTTAAAGGTTCTATGGAGCGGATTAATGCCATTTTGATGACTGCACTCACATCCGCTTTAGGAATGCTGCCCTTGGCGATCTCTAGTAGCGCTGGCAATGAAATCTTACAACCTCTAGCGATCGTGGTTTTGGGTGGCTTGATTACCTCTACGATTTTGACCCTATTGGTAATTCCTGCTATCTACGCCAAGTTTGGTAAGTGGCTAGTTCCTAAACAAAAATCTTTAAGCATTGAGAAGCAATTCGAGGTGAATGAGAACCCACAAGTACTAGTTAAATCATAA
- the rppA gene encoding two-component system response regulator RppA encodes MRILLVEDEIDLGTAIKQVLICEKYVVDWVTDGAQAWYYLENQWTDYSVAIFDLLLPKLSGLELCKKLRSQQNPLPVLMLTALGQPENRIAGLDAGADDYLVKPFVMEELLARLRALQRRSPNLQPQILTIGKFSLDYANNALLVMEDDQTSQVIPLTIKEFQILTYLMQNADRIISGSKIRNQLWDLNEEPISNVVAAQMRLLRRKLSSYGCECPIETIPSQGYRFNTQFNTQS; translated from the coding sequence ATGCGAATTTTGCTTGTAGAAGATGAAATAGACTTAGGAACAGCGATTAAGCAGGTTTTGATTTGCGAAAAATATGTAGTGGATTGGGTAACTGATGGCGCTCAGGCTTGGTACTATCTCGAAAATCAATGGACAGACTATTCTGTGGCAATTTTTGATTTACTCCTGCCCAAACTATCAGGGCTTGAGCTATGTAAAAAACTGCGATCACAACAAAATCCATTGCCCGTACTTATGCTCACGGCTCTAGGACAGCCCGAAAATCGGATCGCAGGGCTAGATGCAGGAGCTGATGACTATTTGGTTAAACCCTTTGTGATGGAAGAACTTTTGGCAAGGTTACGCGCATTGCAAAGGCGATCGCCAAATTTGCAACCACAAATTCTCACCATCGGCAAATTTTCTCTGGATTATGCCAATAATGCACTACTAGTAATGGAAGATGATCAAACATCACAGGTTATTCCCTTAACAATCAAGGAATTTCAGATTCTCACTTACCTCATGCAAAATGCTGATCGCATTATTTCAGGCAGCAAAATTCGCAATCAACTTTGGGATCTCAATGAAGAGCCAATTAGTAATGTGGTTGCGGCGCAAATGCGTTTATTACGTCGTAAATTATCAAGCTATGGCTGTGAATGTCCGATTGAAACGATTCCCAGTCAAGGCTATCGGTTTAATACGCAGTTCAATACACAGTCATGA
- the rppB gene encoding two-component system sensor histidine kinase RppB: MNTSQLFRRSRTRLALWYAGVMAVILSLSGFSMYRFLIQSNWEAMEREMESIAGTLHDSLEPMLPASEEPTAILRRILPELCLVDQPCNVSPTLIQRHTTGISDRSTYYIRLFNYQGKLLAFSPSQILKELPSSLSDHPWQTFQSANGVRYHQFTIILHSDDAKSHQIQQHKVKTSWGYLQIGRTLEPFDAEVKRIKIILAIGLPIALILIAISSWWLSKLAMQPIYKSYQQQQQFTANAAHELRSPLASLLATVEAILRVPQANPEDTQTMLYKVEKQGRRLSNLIADLLLLSSLEQNSSPKKFRSCCLNDLVSDLTEEMSELATASDIHLTSQVPSIEIYVLGNESQLYRLVSNLIANAIQYSPAQGSVHISLEVQDHNAVIAVQDTGIGIPKSEQNRIFDRFYRVDGDRSRKTGGTGLGLAIAQAIVHHHQGQITVKSEQEQGSLFMIHLPCH, translated from the coding sequence ATGAATACTTCCCAATTGTTTCGCCGTAGTCGGACTCGTCTTGCTCTTTGGTATGCGGGAGTGATGGCGGTGATTTTGAGTCTATCGGGATTTAGTATGTATCGCTTTCTGATTCAATCTAATTGGGAAGCGATGGAACGAGAAATGGAGTCGATCGCAGGAACGTTACATGACAGTTTAGAGCCAATGTTACCCGCTTCAGAAGAACCAACCGCAATTTTACGGCGGATTTTGCCAGAACTTTGTTTAGTGGACCAGCCTTGTAATGTCAGTCCTACTCTAATTCAACGGCATACAACAGGAATTAGCGATCGCAGTACATACTACATCCGTCTATTCAATTATCAAGGTAAACTTCTCGCCTTTTCGCCCAGTCAAATACTTAAAGAATTGCCTTCAAGTTTATCTGATCATCCTTGGCAAACTTTTCAAAGTGCTAATGGAGTCCGTTATCATCAGTTCACGATTATTCTCCATAGCGATGATGCCAAGAGTCATCAGATCCAGCAACATAAAGTCAAAACTTCTTGGGGCTATTTGCAAATTGGGCGCACCTTAGAACCCTTTGATGCAGAAGTAAAGCGAATCAAAATAATTTTGGCGATTGGATTGCCGATCGCTTTGATTTTAATCGCTATTTCTAGTTGGTGGCTATCTAAACTAGCAATGCAACCGATTTACAAATCCTATCAACAACAGCAACAGTTCACCGCCAATGCTGCCCATGAATTGCGATCGCCTCTAGCCAGTCTCCTAGCCACTGTCGAAGCAATCTTACGAGTACCACAAGCTAATCCCGAAGATACGCAAACTATGCTCTACAAAGTAGAAAAGCAAGGAAGGCGCTTGAGTAATTTAATTGCTGACCTACTTCTGCTGTCTAGTCTTGAGCAAAATTCATCTCCAAAAAAATTTCGATCCTGCTGTTTAAATGATTTAGTAAGTGACTTGACCGAAGAAATGTCAGAACTTGCCACTGCTTCGGATATTCACTTAACTAGTCAAGTTCCTTCTATAGAAATTTATGTACTTGGTAATGAATCACAACTTTATCGACTAGTATCAAATCTCATTGCTAATGCAATTCAATACAGTCCTGCTCAAGGATCTGTGCATATCAGTTTAGAAGTCCAAGACCACAATGCTGTTATCGCTGTGCAAGATACAGGGATTGGCATTCCCAAGTCTGAGCAAAATCGAATTTTTGATCGCTTCTATCGAGTCGATGGCGATCGCTCTCGCAAAACGGGAGGAACGGGTTTAGGCTTGGCGATCGCACAGGCGATCGTGCATCATCACCAAGGTCAAATTACTGTCAAAAGCGAGCAGGAACAAGGCAGTTTATTCATGATTCACTTACCTTGTCACTAA